In the Parashewanella tropica genome, GTAGCATGGCCGATTGTGATCCCTGCGATAGTGTGTGGACTTATAGGTGAATGTGCAGGTGAGAATGATGAAAGTAAGCCTATTTTCAAAACTAAATCAAGACAAGTAATCTCAACTCAGCCCAAGCCTGAATCTAGACCCAAAAATCAAAAGGCAAACGCAAAGAAACAACAACCTAAGGACCCTACACTCTCCAGAACTTGTACACCAGTAACCATTGCAAATAGAACTCCAGTACCTCCTGAGTCGAGACCTATTGCCAATACTCAAAGGGCAAGTGGAGTGAGTTCTTATACTGTAAATTGGGTTGACACCTTGCCCTTTGAACCAAAGAGAGCCAGGACTGCTTATCGCATTAATTAATCTTGCTTAGTGCCATGCAGTAATTTTTCTAGTTCAGAAACTTGAACTTGTAATTGCTCTAATTTTTCACGGGTTTTTAATAATACATGCTGCTGAACTTCGAACTCTTCACGTGACACAAAATCCAATTTCATCAATTGATTCTGTAATACCTGCTTGCTTTTTTGCTCAAATTCGCCTGCAAATTGCTTGATGGGCTCAGGCATAGTTTCAGTCAGTTGTTTTGCGATATCTTCAATTTTTTTAGGATTTAGCATGCTGTTTGTTCTCTCAAAAACGAATGCGTTGATTCTATCAAAAAGATTGGGGTGAACGTTGATATTTAACAAAACATTCGTTTTTTCCTTAATCATCAACATCTGGTAGTGGCTTATGTTGCTGCGCGATATAAGAGTAAATCACGGGTAACACAAATAAAGTAAATAGCGTTCCGATGGCAAGCCCAGCAACAATCACTAAACCAATGTTAAAGCGAGCCGCTGCGCCAGCACCGATGGCATTAAGTAGTGGGATCAAACCCGCGATCATCGCGGCAGTGGTCATTAAAATGGGGCGTAAACGAACCGAGGCGGCATGTTTTATGGCATCTATGCGTGATAAGCCTCTGTCGATTTGCTCTTCCTTCGCCACTTCGCACATCAAGATCCCATGTTTGGTGATCAAACCGACTAGAGTGATCATTCCGACTTGAGAGTAGATATTAAGGGAAGCTAAACCTGATATGTGCGTCCAGTCTAACGCCATCAATGCACCGCTAATAGCAAGAGGCACTGAAATCAAGATCACCAATGGATCGCGAATACTTTCAAATTGACTGGCAAGCACTAAGAAGATGACAGCGATTGCTAGTAAGAAGGTCATGTATAACGCACTGCCTTCGTTAATGTACTGCCTAGCTTCGCCCAAATAACTATGTGTATACCCTTTAGGTAAATCGGTATTGGCAATGTTTTCAATGTAATTAACGGCATCGCCAATGGCAATGCCGGGAGCATTAACCGCGCTGATAGAGATAGAATTCATTTGGTTAAAATGCGGTAAAGACTTCGGAGCCGTTACGACTTTTACGTCGATCAAACTGGAAAGTGGTATCGATCGTCCGTCTGCCGCTTTTACATAGTAATTGGCCAGAGATTCTGGGTTATCCCGCAACTTTCGTTTTACTTGGGGAATGACTTCGTAAGAGCGGCCTGTAAGGTTGACTCGGTTAATATAGCCATCACTCATAAAGGTAGCCAATGTTGAACCAATGTCTTGCATAGTAACGCCATAAGCGCCTGCTAAGTCTCGCTTGATGTGTATTTTCACCGTAGCGGAGTCATATTTTAAATTCATATCTGAATAAACAAACAGTGGGCTTTTTTGTACTTTCTCAAGAATCGATGTTCCAATGGAAAAGAGGTTTTGGAAACTGTTGGCTGAGGTAATAATGAGTTGAATGGGGAGGCCTTCTCCTGCACCGGGTAGTTCTGGCATTTGGAAAGTGGTGACTGCAACGCCAGGAATTTGTTGAACTTGCTTGGTTAAAAGCTGGTTCACTTGCTTTTGGCTCTTATTGCGTTGGCTCCATGGGACGAGAGGAGAAATACCAAAG is a window encoding:
- the ubiK gene encoding ubiquinone biosynthesis accessory factor UbiK, producing MLNPKKIEDIAKQLTETMPEPIKQFAGEFEQKSKQVLQNQLMKLDFVSREEFEVQQHVLLKTREKLEQLQVQVSELEKLLHGTKQD